In Verrucomicrobiota bacterium, the DNA window ATTTGAGGTTAAAGGTGGTGCGAGTGCCGGAACGGGATGAAGGTGGGTAAAAGCAATTGAGAAGGGTGAAACTTCGGATCGAGACTGTGATGATATCCCCAATCACCGTGCCCTGCATGCCATCGCAGACGAGGGGAAATCGATCAGCTCGATCGCTACGCTCCAACGAGTGATTTCAACCTTGCTTCCACCACTTGCGGTTGTAATCCGAATTTGTCGGCGTTGCGTATTACGTCCTGAGCGTCTACGGGATACCAGCAGGGCTTCCGGAGAACGCTGAGTCCTGCCGCGTCGAGGGGGGCGATGGCTTGGGGGATGGCCGTTGCCAGTTCGGAGCGTAGAGTTTCCCACGCGCCCTGGGCCGCAGCTTGGCGGGAACGTTCGCAAAGCTCCCGGCATGCTCGAGAGAATTGCGGCTCTTTTCGCAGCAAGAAGGCTGTGGCTTTCTCGCTCACACCCAGACGCCAAGCCAGTTCCGAGTAACTCGCCGCTGCAAAATAGAGCAGGGCCATGCGCTTGAACGACGTGAAGTCGGGCAGCACTGCATAGAGCGCCGAAACCAAGTCTTCTGCAGAATCCAAATCCCGAAGAGTGTCTTCCTCGTAGTTTCTCAAACTGGCATCCCATTCATTCCCGTCACGTTCAGTCAGCAAGGACACGAGCCGGAGAATCCCCCACAAGGCCAGGGGAAACCCCGTGGAGAGCAAGGGATCGATGAACCCCGCCGCCGAGGGAAGCAGCGCCCAACCAGGCCCGACAACGCGACTCGCGCGATAGCCCACCTCCGGCATCCAATGCAAAGCCGTTTCCAGCCGCGAGCATGCGAAATCTTCGGCTATCCCCGGGAAGGTCTTCAAGAGTTCCGCCCAGGACTCCGGTCCAGGCCGCCATCCGTGCTTGCGTTTGGCTTGCCCGGTCCAGACGCCGCCCGCGCTCGTAAGGCGGTTGTTGAACCGCAGGATCCACACCCACCCCCCGTCGAAGAGGTGATGCACCGCGGCGTCATCCGGCGCATAAGGCGCTCCGGGTCCCGGCGGAAAGCGCTGGTCGATCCGTTCGACACCTGAAAAGTGCGCGAACACGGCCTGCGTCGCCGGCATCCAGCGCGGAGGAGACTCTTCGATTGGCAACAGCCGCGACAGCGCGCCGCGGGGACCCGTTGCATCGACGACGAAGCCTGCGGTGCAAGACTGGTCATGGCCTTCGTGAGACCATCGCAAGCGCGAGCGCGAAGCATCAAGCTCCACCGATTGCAGAGCACATCGATCCGAGTAGTGGACACCGCACGAGACCGCGAGCCGGGCGGACCAAGCGTCGAAATCTGGACGATACCAATGCGTGTCCGCCACTTCGTCGTTGGGGCTCGCGGCGACAAGCATCTCGTTTTCACGCAAGGTCCCCGGTTCGAATTTCTGACCCGGGCGATGATGATAAAAAGTAAAGCCGCGCTTTAGTCCGCAACCTACCTCGGGATGATGCCGCTGCCAGGTGCCCCATTGGGTGAACGGGATCAGTTCAGGCAGATCGAACCGCCGTCCGACCTCCTCCAGGAGCAGATTGGCCAGCGGGGTGGAGGATTCGCCGATGGCGAATCGCGGATGCCGGCCCTTCTCGAGCAACAGCACTCGCCGGCCGCGCCGCGCCAGTGCCGACGCGAGGATGGATCCGCCGAAACCCGCGCCCAGCACCACGACGTCGAAGTCTGTTTGCCGCGAAGCTCTCATGTCACTCCCTCGGAAAGTCCGCCGAGGCGTCGCACTTGGGACAAAGCACCGGAGCGCTCGTCCTCTGTGTTCGATTCATGTTCTCGAGGTGCTGCCGGCGCGCCTCAAGGCAATGGTGGCAACGGCTGAATTCATCGAGGTTCCAAAGATCGGACAGGATCACCGCGGGGCGGAAGGTCTGGTTCAAAGCGTCCGACAGGCAGGTTTCGAGCAGAGGCAGAGAGGGTGGGGTGAACAGCCCTTGAGCTGCCAAGGATTCCATCGCGCCGTTGCCCGCCCGGGTTGGAATGAGTGTGACGACACGAGCTCCTTGCTCGACGGCATGGCGAACGGAACGCAGCGTCCATTTTCGCGTCATCGCGGCATCCATGAACGGCGGCTGCACCAGCAGGAAGGCGCGCAGATCCAGATCCTGCTGCTTGATCCAGTCCGCCGCGCGGTCGAAATCGCGCACTTCGAACCCTTTGTTCAAGCGATTCAACACATGCGGCTCGACGGTCTCCAGTCCCAGCGCCAGCTCCAGCCTTGGCCCCGATCGTTCGGCGTTCGGCGTGGTATTCGAGGGTTGAGCAGGAAGGGGCGGGGAGAAGCCTGATTTCAAGAGAGTTTTGAACTTGATTACGCCTGCGCCGACGAGCCTGGGGTGGCATTCGACCACGACCCGGTCAAAGTGTCGCACCTCCCGTGCGATCGTTTCCTGATCCGCGAGAGGGATGGCCCGCGGATCAAAGAAGCTGCCGGCATTGTAAAGTTTGACCCAGCATTCCGCCGGTGACGTGGAAATCCATTCCACAACCTCTGGACGGTTCAGGGCTTCATGGACCTGGCTGGAAACCCAACCCGAGGGAGTGGCCTCCGGGAAGGTGTGTTTCCACAAATCGCACATCGTGCAACGCCACGGACATTCGCGATTGATCAGAAAAATCGTAACGACCCTTGCTGCCTCCCGGCAGCCGTCGGGCTCAGTTTCAAGCAACACTTCCGCCCGGCCCATTCCTGGCCGGGGCCGGGACACGGCAGGACGCTGTGCGAGGACCCAGGCGTCCCTCTCTCTTTTCCCTTCGGGATAGATCAAGCGTAAAGCGCGAGGAACCGCTTCCGATAGTGCGCCTCTTCCGAGGGCAGTCTCGATCGCATGGTTTCTTTCCTCACAGCGCCATGTTGGAATCGCCGCTTCTCGAAGACGGGCATGGTCTTTCCTGTCCAGTGTTTCACCCCTCGGGCCACGATTTCGCCTTTGAGGCTATAAAGCGTTGGCACGTCGAATCCGGTCAAGGCAATGAAAGGGATCCCTTCCGCCACCTCGATGACAGCAGGCTGTGTGAATGGGCTGAATCCGTCGAAGCCGAAGTAGCGGCCCGGCGCGTAGGTCCTGGTATAACTCCGGCTCAGTCCACCCGAATAGGTCAGCGAATGTTTGATTTTCCCCACGCCCCAGCCTTCTTGGTACAGCATGAGGTTGTTGACCACGCTTCGAATGGTGAGTTCGGGGTTTTCCTCGATCGGATAATCCTTCAAGTTTTCGTCACCACCGTCGCCGTCCAGAAGATGCACCCAGTGGGGGTAGCGCTGGCGGATCCCCCGGCAGAGGGCGATGGCCATGCTGGCCGACTCGAGATCGAGCGGCTTGTAATCCTCCACGATGCGGATGGTTTCCGCGACGTCCAGCATTGCGAGATCGGCCTCGATCGGTTCCAGAAACATTCCTAAGTCCAGTGCCTCCAGGAAACGGCGCGCCTGATCGAGATCGGGGCCGTCCTCAAAACTCAGAGTGAATGCCTTGAGCCGCCCGGGATGCATGCCGAGTTTCTTCATGACGTGCAGCGTCATGAGAAAGACCGCCCCGCTATCGATGCCGCCCGAGAAGCAGACGCCGACCGGTTCTTTCTCTGGGATTTGTTCCAGCCGCATCCGCAGGATTTCGGCGAGCGCCCCAACGTATTCCCGCCCGATGGCGTCCAAATCCGGCGGCAAAACGTTCCGCCGCGGTGTGAAGAAGCGCGTGTAGCTCGGATCTGGGTCTGGACATCCCACCAGTTTGATTTCCACGACGTAGTGGGCTGGCACCATGCGGGTGTAGCTCGGGTGAAACTGTTCGTGTAATCCCTCCTTTTTCAACTGGGCGTGGATGGAATCGATGCGGTCCGCCACGATCAACGCCGGACCCTCGTGGCGTTTGGCCAGGAAGTAGCGCATCGGCCGGTCCAGGGAGCGGCACATGCGCACCGTTTTGCCGTCCCGGGCCAGCAGGGCGAAAGATCCCCCGATTGCCCGGACGGCTTCCGGGTCGCAGGACAGGACACGGGAACGGGCTTCGTCCTCGGTCATGTTGTGGATGTGGTTGAGGGCGGGATCCAGGAGATCCACCACGCGTTCGACGTATTCGTTCATAAGCAGAGCGGGATAGGGTCGGGAGCATCCGCGAATCGTGCGGTTTGTGGCAAGCCCACGGTGGTGAACCGCTCGATTCCATGGGCGGCATGGTAACCGGCAAGTTCCATTCGTGCCACTGTGCGATGCGATGTGACAGGCCGATAGCACCGTCGTGCTCCGGGGATGTTTCGCCGTCTGTCAAAAGGCCGCTGGCCTAGTCACTGAAGTCCGCGTAAGGTTGACACAACGATTCGCCACCCATGAAGGTTTCACTCGCATACGGACAAGGCCACCTCGACGTGGATCTCCCTGACGGACGCACGACCGTGATTGAACCGCGTTCTGCTCCGGGGTTGGCGGATGAACGCGCTGCGATTCACGACGCCCTCGGCTCTCCCATCGCCGCCAAGCCGTTGCGGGACTGGATCAAGCCCGGGGACAAGGTCTGTATCGCCTTTACCGACATCACGCGTGCCACGCCCAATCATCGTTTGATTCCCTGGCTGCTCGAACACCTGGATGGGATCCCTCGCGAGAACATCACGCTGCTGAACCAGCTCGGCACTCATCGACCCAACACTCAGGCCGAGCTCGAGAAAATGCTCACCCCGGAAGTGGTGAGGAACTACCGCGTGCTCAACCATGAACCTGAGAAC includes these proteins:
- a CDS encoding FAD-dependent oxidoreductase, with the protein product MRASRQTDFDVVVLGAGFGGSILASALARRGRRVLLLEKGRHPRFAIGESSTPLANLLLEEVGRRFDLPELIPFTQWGTWQRHHPEVGCGLKRGFTFYHHRPGQKFEPGTLRENEMLVAASPNDEVADTHWYRPDFDAWSARLAVSCGVHYSDRCALQSVELDASRSRLRWSHEGHDQSCTAGFVVDATGPRGALSRLLPIEESPPRWMPATQAVFAHFSGVERIDQRFPPGPGAPYAPDDAAVHHLFDGGWVWILRFNNRLTSAGGVWTGQAKRKHGWRPGPESWAELLKTFPGIAEDFACSRLETALHWMPEVGYRASRVVGPGWALLPSAAGFIDPLLSTGFPLALWGILRLVSLLTERDGNEWDASLRNYEEDTLRDLDSAEDLVSALYAVLPDFTSFKRMALLYFAAASYSELAWRLGVSEKATAFLLRKEPQFSRACRELCERSRQAAAQGAWETLRSELATAIPQAIAPLDAAGLSVLRKPCWYPVDAQDVIRNADKFGLQPQVVEARLKSLVGA
- a CDS encoding asparagine synthetase B family protein; translated protein: MNEYVERVVDLLDPALNHIHNMTEDEARSRVLSCDPEAVRAIGGSFALLARDGKTVRMCRSLDRPMRYFLAKRHEGPALIVADRIDSIHAQLKKEGLHEQFHPSYTRMVPAHYVVEIKLVGCPDPDPSYTRFFTPRRNVLPPDLDAIGREYVGALAEILRMRLEQIPEKEPVGVCFSGGIDSGAVFLMTLHVMKKLGMHPGRLKAFTLSFEDGPDLDQARRFLEALDLGMFLEPIEADLAMLDVAETIRIVEDYKPLDLESASMAIALCRGIRQRYPHWVHLLDGDGGDENLKDYPIEENPELTIRSVVNNLMLYQEGWGVGKIKHSLTYSGGLSRSYTRTYAPGRYFGFDGFSPFTQPAVIEVAEGIPFIALTGFDVPTLYSLKGEIVARGVKHWTGKTMPVFEKRRFQHGAVRKETMRSRLPSEEAHYRKRFLALYA